In a single window of the Planctomycetia bacterium genome:
- a CDS encoding IS1380 family transposase codes for MFFSSLGRKKIVADFTGGTLTSDAGGLLLREVERRLGLVDQLAGVINDPRDPARIQHDQRVMLAQRIFAIAMGYEDLNDHQALRSDPVLAVLTGRPPSADEPLASSPTLCRLENRVTRGDLARMSRVLVEQFIASYESPPEELILDFDATDDPIHGNQEGRFFHGYYDHHCFLPLYVFCGSRLLVSYLRPSNIDGAHHAWPILKLLVQRLRQAWPGVRIIVRGDSGFCRRRMMKWCDRHGVKYVLGLARNTVLEKAAESFMQAAEAQFATTQQKVRNFHEIEYAAQTWDRPRRVIVKAERLVQGPNVRFVVTNLTDRTPNDIYDGLYTARGDMENRIKEQQLGLFADRTSCHAFLANQFRLLLSSAAYVLVETLRRTALAGTELAEAQVNTIRLKLFKVAARVVVSVRRVVLRLSSSCPLQDLWRSLVPRLRLIPPAPS; via the coding sequence ATGTTCTTTTCCAGTCTCGGCCGCAAGAAAATCGTGGCCGATTTCACAGGCGGAACGCTCACCTCAGACGCCGGGGGTCTGCTGCTTCGGGAGGTCGAGCGGCGTCTGGGCCTGGTCGATCAACTGGCCGGGGTCATCAACGACCCGCGTGATCCGGCCCGAATTCAACATGACCAGCGGGTCATGCTGGCCCAGCGCATCTTTGCCATTGCGATGGGCTACGAAGATCTCAACGACCATCAAGCCCTGCGGAGCGATCCCGTGCTGGCGGTCCTGACCGGGCGGCCGCCGAGCGCGGATGAGCCGCTGGCCAGCAGTCCGACCTTGTGCCGGCTGGAGAACCGCGTCACGCGCGGCGACCTGGCACGAATGTCGCGTGTGCTGGTGGAGCAGTTCATCGCGTCCTATGAATCGCCGCCGGAGGAATTGATCCTCGACTTCGACGCGACCGACGATCCGATCCACGGCAACCAGGAAGGCCGCTTCTTCCACGGCTATTACGACCACCACTGCTTCCTACCGCTGTATGTGTTCTGCGGCTCGCGGCTGCTGGTCTCCTACCTGCGGCCCAGCAACATCGACGGGGCCCATCACGCCTGGCCCATCCTGAAGCTGCTGGTGCAGCGCTTGCGACAGGCGTGGCCCGGGGTGCGGATCATCGTCCGCGGGGATTCCGGCTTCTGCCGCCGGCGAATGATGAAATGGTGCGACCGGCACGGCGTCAAGTACGTGCTGGGCCTGGCCCGCAACACCGTCCTGGAGAAAGCGGCCGAGTCCTTCATGCAGGCGGCCGAGGCCCAGTTCGCCACCACGCAGCAGAAGGTGCGGAACTTCCACGAGATCGAGTACGCGGCGCAGACCTGGGATCGCCCGCGCCGCGTGATCGTCAAGGCCGAGCGGCTGGTTCAGGGGCCCAACGTTCGATTCGTGGTGACCAACCTGACCGACCGCACGCCGAACGATATCTACGACGGTCTGTACACGGCCCGCGGCGACATGGAGAACCGCATCAAGGAGCAGCAGCTCGGGCTCTTCGCCGATCGCACCAGTTGCCACGCCTTCCTGGCCAATCAGTTCCGGCTGCTGTTGTCCTCGGCGGCCTACGTCCTGGTGGAAACGCTGCGCCGCACGGCCCTGGCCGGCACCGAACTGGCCGAGGCCCAGGTGAACACCATTCGCCTGAAACTCTTCAAGGTCGCCGCGCGGGTGGTCGTCTCCGTGCGCCGCGTCGTACTGCGACTGTCGAGCAGCTGCCCCCTGCAGGACCTGTGGCGATCCCTGGTTCCACGACTCCGCCTGATCCCGCCCGCCCCATCATGA